Proteins from a genomic interval of Kitasatospora kifunensis:
- a CDS encoding DUF418 domain-containing protein codes for MSDKRLLGLDAARGLAVLGMFAVHVGPDGYRSGAGYLLIAAEARSSALFVLIAGFSLAFSRARTTLPPALLLRRTVIRCACLLLLGLGLASLQPGFLVILSFYAVYFLAAEPFLRLRTPRLAAVTAASVALGPVLSYLLGPVVGFHTAAHGEIPTLADLTSLTGLGTALDQLLLTGGYPAVTYLPYLLLGLLLARLARPERPAVHWLPVACAGIAAATAGYAGSWLATERWGGRQRLLASIAVHQPWALPTPDPIHTVLAAQDGAIPTTSWHWLLIAEPYSQTPLETLGNAGTGCALIALAIAIARLPAAARLLRPLADVGTMALTLYVAHGLVLALAFDLEDQGGSWSLLAGFTAAAVLGAGAWRHLWRDSPLRRGPLEWVLHSVVRRIPPPRRAEAV; via the coding sequence ATGAGCGACAAGAGGCTGCTGGGGCTGGACGCGGCGCGCGGTCTGGCCGTGCTGGGGATGTTCGCCGTGCACGTCGGTCCGGACGGCTACCGCAGCGGTGCGGGCTATCTCCTCATTGCGGCCGAGGCCCGTTCCTCGGCCCTGTTCGTCCTCATCGCCGGCTTCTCGCTCGCCTTCTCCCGCGCCCGCACCACCCTGCCACCGGCCCTGCTGCTGCGCCGCACCGTGATCCGCTGCGCCTGCCTGCTGCTCCTGGGGCTGGGCCTGGCCTCGCTACAGCCGGGCTTCCTCGTCATCCTGTCCTTCTACGCCGTCTACTTCCTCGCCGCCGAGCCCTTCCTGCGTCTGCGCACCCCGCGCCTGGCCGCCGTCACCGCAGCGAGCGTGGCCCTCGGGCCCGTCCTGTCCTACCTGCTCGGGCCCGTCGTGGGCTTCCACACCGCAGCCCACGGCGAAATCCCCACCCTGGCCGACCTCACCAGCCTCACCGGCCTGGGAACAGCACTCGACCAACTCCTGTTGACCGGTGGCTATCCCGCCGTCACCTACCTGCCCTACCTCCTGCTCGGCCTCCTGCTGGCCCGCCTCGCCCGCCCAGAGCGCCCGGCGGTGCACTGGCTTCCGGTGGCATGCGCGGGCATCGCGGCCGCGACCGCCGGGTACGCGGGATCCTGGCTGGCCACCGAACGATGGGGCGGCCGGCAACGGCTGCTGGCCTCGATCGCCGTCCACCAGCCGTGGGCGCTGCCCACCCCCGACCCCATCCACACCGTCCTCGCCGCCCAGGACGGCGCCATCCCCACCACCTCCTGGCACTGGCTGCTCATTGCCGAGCCCTACAGCCAGACCCCCCTGGAGACCCTCGGCAACGCCGGCACCGGCTGCGCCCTCATCGCCCTGGCCATCGCCATCGCCCGCCTCCCCGCCGCAGCACGACTGCTGCGCCCGCTCGCCGACGTCGGGACGATGGCCCTGACCCTGTATGTCGCGCACGGCTTGGTCCTCGCTCTGGCGTTTGACCTGGAGGACCAGGGCGGCAGCTGGAGCCTGCTCGCGGGCTTCACCGCCGCCGCCGTACTCGGCGCCGGGGCCTGGCGACACCTGTGGCGCGACTCCCCGCTCCGCCGGGGCCCGCTGGAATGGGTGCTGCACTCGGTGGTGCGCCGGATCCCCCCACCGAGGCGAGCCGAAGCCGTGTGA
- a CDS encoding helix-turn-helix transcriptional regulator has product MGKTEEDRDPRVRMWAPVCQAIALLLGPYAEVVLHDPQTDRVLEIWNPMTSRGPGDPSLLGELDELDPSARDVFGPYEKLLADGRRLSSVSAILRDELDRPSAVLCVNLDRTPLEQAAAVLSAFGAPTVPRPEPLFEQDWNERIQHIIGAYVRECGRPVERLTRQDRLTVLARLDEARVFAVRRATPVVAGALRVSRSTLYGLLAELRAPSAKD; this is encoded by the coding sequence ATGGGGAAAACGGAAGAGGATCGGGATCCTCGGGTGCGGATGTGGGCGCCGGTGTGCCAGGCCATCGCGCTGTTGCTCGGCCCGTACGCCGAGGTCGTCCTGCACGATCCGCAGACAGACCGGGTCCTGGAGATCTGGAACCCGATGACCTCTCGCGGCCCGGGGGATCCCTCGTTGCTCGGCGAACTGGACGAGCTCGACCCGTCGGCGCGGGACGTGTTCGGGCCGTACGAGAAGCTGCTCGCGGACGGCCGCCGCCTCTCCTCGGTCAGCGCGATCCTGCGTGACGAGCTGGACCGTCCGTCGGCGGTGCTGTGCGTCAATCTCGACCGCACGCCGCTGGAACAGGCCGCGGCGGTGCTGTCCGCCTTCGGCGCCCCGACCGTGCCGCGCCCGGAGCCGTTGTTCGAGCAGGACTGGAACGAGCGGATCCAGCACATCATCGGCGCGTACGTCCGCGAGTGCGGCCGTCCTGTCGAACGGCTGACCCGCCAGGACCGCCTGACCGTCCTGGCCCGGTTGGACGAGGCGCGGGTGTTCGCGGTGCGCCGTGCCACGCCGGTCGTCGCCGGGGCGCTGCGGGTGTCCCGGTCCACCCTGTACGGCCTGCTGGCCGAGCTCCGAGCACCAAGCGCGAAGGACTGA
- a CDS encoding aminotransferase class I/II-fold pyridoxal phosphate-dependent enzyme, whose product MTRLPDFRLETYFSRWEFTARHHLTASDVQSMTLGELLALADDKDRDAFENLSLGYTQTFGDPALREVIAQTYEHVEADDVICFAGAEEALYLAMNVLLDSGDHAVVVTPNYQAAETVPLALCEVTGVALDPDRDWALDLDEVAAAIRPNTRLVSVNFPNNPTGKVIDAADFTALARLCDERGIHLFSDEVYRGLERDPARILPQAGDLSERALSLNVTSKSLGLPGLRIGWITCRDRALRSRLERAKHYTTICNSAPSEVLARIALKARTTILDRNRALIAANLLAFDAFFAEFADDFQWQAPDGGCVAYPRYLGPDGVEEFCTRLVEETGVLLLPASIYRSDLTPTPTDRFRIGIGRRDPEEGLAALAAWLRARR is encoded by the coding sequence ATGACCCGCCTGCCCGACTTCCGCTTGGAAACGTACTTCTCCCGCTGGGAGTTCACCGCCCGCCACCACCTGACCGCCTCCGACGTCCAGAGCATGACGCTCGGCGAGCTCCTCGCCCTGGCCGACGACAAGGACCGCGACGCCTTCGAGAACCTGTCCCTGGGCTACACCCAGACCTTCGGCGACCCGGCCCTGCGTGAGGTGATCGCCCAGACGTACGAGCACGTCGAGGCGGACGACGTCATCTGCTTCGCGGGCGCCGAGGAAGCCCTCTACCTGGCGATGAACGTCCTGCTCGACTCGGGCGACCACGCGGTGGTGGTGACCCCGAACTACCAGGCCGCCGAGACCGTGCCGCTGGCGCTGTGCGAGGTCACCGGCGTGGCCCTCGACCCGGACCGCGACTGGGCCCTGGACCTCGACGAGGTGGCGGCGGCGATCCGGCCCAACACCCGCCTCGTCTCGGTGAACTTCCCCAACAACCCCACCGGCAAGGTCATCGACGCCGCCGACTTCACCGCACTGGCCCGCCTGTGCGACGAGCGCGGCATCCACCTGTTCAGCGACGAGGTCTACCGCGGACTCGAGCGCGACCCGGCCCGTATCCTGCCGCAGGCCGGCGACCTCTCCGAGCGCGCACTGTCGCTGAACGTGACCTCGAAGTCCCTGGGCCTTCCCGGGCTGCGCATCGGCTGGATCACCTGCCGCGACCGCGCGCTGCGCTCGCGCCTGGAACGGGCCAAGCACTACACCACCATCTGCAACTCCGCGCCCAGTGAGGTCCTGGCCCGCATCGCACTGAAGGCCCGCACCACGATCCTGGACCGCAACCGGGCCCTGATCGCGGCCAACCTGCTGGCCTTCGACGCGTTCTTCGCCGAGTTCGCCGACGACTTCCAGTGGCAGGCGCCGGACGGCGGATGCGTCGCCTACCCCCGTTACCTCGGCCCGGACGGGGTCGAGGAGTTCTGCACCCGCCTGGTGGAGGAGACCGGCGTCCTGCTGCTGCCCGCGAGCATCTACCGTTCCGACCTCACACCGACGCCCACCGACCGGTTCCGCATCGGCATCGGCCGCCGCGACCCGGAAGAAGGCCTGGCCGCCTTGGCGGCGTGGCTGCGAGCGCGCCGATGA
- a CDS encoding AfsR/SARP family transcriptional regulator — MRFSLLGPLTVHDGRSGRPLDGPKVRILLGVLLLHPNNPVPTDRLQEALWGAHPPATAGASLKNHVARLRQALAEEGGDEPRIRTVPGGYVLRVGTGELDAQDFTAALREARAAYLRKDWATVSQQTEKALGLWRDSPLPELAGLAEVQPSIDQLQEARWQGLEWRMDAELALGRHQGLAPELTGLIAEQPLREAFHRQLMLVLHRTDHQAEALAVFRRLRRTLVDELGIEPGAGVMAAHQEILRPRAAADAAATDDNAADAAAPATDDNGDDDGDHTSTAAGAVGAGLPRDIAFFTGRRREIERLLTLCRVSTFDNAVVPIHAVDGMPGVGKSALAMHVAHQLAPDFPDGQIFLPLHAHTSGRSAVDPADALVTLLLAVGVAPQRIPSGLDARSGMWRAQVAGKRILLLLDDARSTDQVSPLLPGSLSTLVLVTSRRRLLALDGAMPMTLEVLPPDEAAELFVAKSERVELAAGSGSVTELVRLCGYLPLAIHLTAARLRHHRTWTTADLEADLEAAAGRLAALHTEHLSVAAAFDLSYRDLAPALQQFFRRLGLHPGGDIDAYAAAALNDTDLTTTRRLLEDLEDHHLIDEPVRGRYRMHDLIREHARSLATADMPDGSVAQDPALDRLLSYYLHTAHRANRHFTRHQSTSTGAGHNTAPSTRSPELSTEQQARAWFSAEQANLQACVEYAATHGCSDHAIGLPAALHEFLRTQGHWNQARALHQLALETACLTGDRRGQAGALVHLGVFRRLAGECAVAAENLHSALELYRTLGDRLGEANALITLASVEQLTGNHQGAAERALSALELYRALGDPLGQANALDHLGTSQQLTGKYQGAAENLHFALRLYREQGNLLGQANVLTNLAVVQRLTGQYAAALEGHHNALQLYACQGNRAGEVSSIAGIGLVQEATSDYAAATESYRRVLVLYRDMGVPVGEARTLAHLGNIQRLTGSYPAASDTLQQAVAMCRENADRRGEADALNMLGWLLAVSATPAEARACHTQALDIALVISSPLAQAHALEGIGASHAQEGHPDQGETWLEQARAIHRSLARSEDGEPAVHAGR, encoded by the coding sequence ATGCGCTTCAGCCTGCTCGGCCCGCTCACCGTCCATGACGGCAGATCGGGCCGTCCGCTCGACGGTCCCAAGGTACGGATACTGCTGGGCGTTCTCCTGCTCCACCCGAACAACCCGGTGCCCACCGACCGCCTGCAGGAAGCCCTGTGGGGCGCGCATCCGCCGGCCACTGCGGGCGCCTCGCTCAAGAACCACGTAGCTCGACTGCGCCAGGCCCTGGCCGAGGAGGGTGGCGACGAACCGCGGATCCGGACGGTCCCGGGCGGATACGTCCTGCGCGTTGGCACGGGAGAACTGGACGCGCAGGACTTCACCGCCGCGCTCCGGGAAGCACGAGCCGCCTACCTCCGCAAGGACTGGGCAACCGTCTCTCAGCAGACCGAAAAGGCCTTGGGCTTGTGGCGCGACAGCCCACTGCCGGAGCTGGCGGGCCTCGCCGAGGTGCAACCCTCGATCGATCAGCTCCAGGAAGCCCGATGGCAGGGTCTGGAGTGGCGCATGGACGCGGAGCTGGCTCTGGGGCGCCACCAGGGCCTGGCGCCCGAACTCACCGGCCTGATCGCCGAACAGCCCCTGCGTGAAGCGTTTCACCGGCAGCTGATGCTCGTGCTGCACCGCACCGATCACCAGGCGGAAGCCCTGGCCGTATTTCGTCGACTGCGCCGTACGCTGGTCGACGAACTCGGCATCGAACCAGGCGCCGGCGTCATGGCGGCCCACCAGGAGATCCTGCGACCCCGCGCCGCCGCCGACGCCGCCGCTACGGACGACAACGCTGCCGACGCCGCCGCTCCCGCCACGGACGACAACGGCGACGATGACGGCGATCACACCTCTACTGCAGCCGGCGCGGTAGGGGCGGGTCTGCCCCGGGACATCGCCTTCTTCACCGGACGGCGTCGTGAGATCGAGCGCCTGCTCACCCTCTGCCGTGTCTCCACCTTCGACAACGCCGTCGTGCCGATCCACGCCGTCGACGGCATGCCGGGCGTGGGCAAGAGCGCACTGGCGATGCACGTCGCTCACCAGCTGGCCCCCGACTTCCCGGACGGCCAGATCTTCCTGCCCCTGCACGCGCACACATCCGGGAGATCCGCCGTCGATCCCGCGGATGCCCTCGTCACCCTGCTCCTGGCGGTGGGTGTCGCCCCCCAGCGGATCCCCAGCGGTCTGGACGCGCGGTCCGGAATGTGGCGGGCCCAGGTGGCAGGCAAGCGGATCCTGTTGCTGCTGGACGACGCCCGGAGCACCGACCAGGTGAGCCCGCTGCTTCCCGGATCCCTCAGCACGCTGGTGCTGGTCACCAGCCGCCGACGCCTGTTGGCCCTGGACGGCGCAATGCCGATGACCCTGGAGGTCCTGCCTCCCGACGAGGCGGCCGAGCTGTTCGTCGCGAAGAGCGAACGAGTTGAGTTGGCCGCCGGTAGCGGGTCGGTGACCGAACTGGTTCGACTGTGCGGCTACCTACCGCTGGCCATCCACCTCACGGCGGCCCGGCTGCGCCACCATCGCACCTGGACCACGGCTGACCTGGAGGCCGACCTGGAGGCAGCCGCCGGCCGGCTGGCCGCGCTGCACACCGAGCACCTCTCGGTGGCCGCCGCGTTCGACCTGTCCTACCGTGATCTGGCGCCGGCGCTCCAGCAGTTCTTCCGGCGGCTCGGCCTGCACCCGGGCGGCGACATCGACGCGTACGCCGCCGCGGCACTGAACGACACCGATCTGACGACAACACGGCGACTGCTCGAGGATCTCGAAGACCATCACCTGATCGACGAACCGGTCCGCGGCCGGTACCGCATGCATGACCTGATCCGCGAGCACGCGCGATCGCTTGCCACGGCAGACATGCCCGACGGTTCCGTCGCGCAGGACCCCGCCCTGGACCGACTGCTCTCCTACTACCTGCACACCGCTCACCGCGCCAACCGCCACTTCACCCGCCACCAGAGCACGAGCACAGGCGCCGGACACAACACAGCACCGTCGACCCGCTCTCCCGAACTCTCCACCGAGCAGCAGGCACGCGCATGGTTCTCCGCCGAGCAGGCCAACCTGCAGGCGTGCGTCGAGTACGCCGCAACCCATGGGTGTTCCGATCACGCCATCGGACTGCCCGCGGCGTTGCACGAGTTCCTGCGCACCCAGGGCCACTGGAACCAGGCCCGAGCCCTCCACCAACTGGCCCTGGAAACCGCCTGCTTGACCGGTGATCGCCGCGGTCAGGCAGGTGCGCTCGTCCATCTGGGAGTCTTCCGGCGGCTGGCCGGTGAGTGCGCGGTCGCCGCCGAGAACCTCCATTCCGCGCTGGAGCTCTACCGCACGCTGGGTGACCGGCTCGGCGAAGCCAACGCCCTCATAACCCTGGCCTCCGTGGAACAACTGACCGGGAATCACCAGGGCGCCGCCGAGAGGGCTCTCAGCGCTCTGGAGCTCTACCGTGCGCTGGGGGACCCTCTCGGTCAGGCCAATGCCCTCGATCACCTGGGCACGAGCCAACAGCTGACCGGGAAGTACCAAGGCGCCGCCGAGAATCTCCACTTCGCGCTGCGGCTCTACCGCGAACAGGGCAACCTCCTCGGCCAAGCCAACGTGCTGACGAATCTGGCGGTGGTCCAGCGCTTGACCGGCCAGTACGCGGCGGCTCTGGAGGGCCACCACAACGCGCTGCAGCTCTACGCCTGCCAGGGCAACCGCGCGGGTGAGGTGAGCAGCATCGCGGGTATCGGGCTCGTCCAGGAGGCGACCAGTGACTATGCGGCAGCAACGGAGAGCTATCGCCGGGTCCTCGTTCTCTATCGCGACATGGGTGTCCCGGTAGGTGAGGCCCGCACCCTGGCGCACCTGGGCAACATCCAGCGCCTGACCGGCAGTTACCCGGCAGCTTCCGACACCCTTCAGCAGGCCGTGGCGATGTGCCGCGAGAACGCGGACCGCAGGGGCGAGGCCGACGCCCTCAACATGCTCGGCTGGTTGCTGGCAGTCTCCGCGACACCGGCCGAGGCGCGCGCCTGCCACACGCAGGCCCTCGACATCGCGCTCGTCATCTCCTCACCGCTGGCACAGGCGCACGCCCTGGAAGGCATCGGCGCAAGCCACGCCCAGGAGGGTCACCCTGACCAAGGCGAGACCTGGCTGGAACAGGCCCGCGCCATCCACCGTAGCCTCGCCCGGTCCGAGGACGGTGAGCCAGCCGTCCATGCCGGCCGCTGA
- a CDS encoding cupin domain-containing protein yields MTLDHGLNGHIGTGTVLTRGGEAETCADPSAVMALFADSAQTGGAFTSYRSTFVEGAAGAPAHFHTRAWELFFVLSGSLQVLLGEEVTVLHQGDFLAVPPGTPHAFRAAPGSGADVLCVFTPGMDRFDYLRLLGQVTRGEEPPSRLAETSQRFDNHYVDSPVWSATLEASA; encoded by the coding sequence ATGACTTTGGATCACGGCCTGAACGGCCATATCGGCACGGGGACGGTACTCACGCGTGGTGGCGAGGCCGAGACCTGCGCCGACCCCAGCGCTGTGATGGCGCTGTTCGCTGATTCGGCGCAGACCGGGGGCGCGTTCACCAGCTACCGCTCGACCTTCGTCGAGGGTGCGGCCGGCGCGCCTGCCCATTTCCACACGCGCGCCTGGGAGTTGTTCTTCGTACTGAGCGGCTCGCTCCAGGTGTTGCTCGGCGAGGAAGTGACCGTCCTGCACCAGGGTGACTTCCTCGCCGTGCCGCCGGGCACCCCGCACGCCTTCCGCGCTGCCCCGGGTTCGGGCGCCGACGTCCTGTGCGTCTTCACGCCGGGCATGGACCGCTTCGACTACTTGCGCCTGCTGGGGCAGGTCACCCGCGGTGAGGAGCCCCCGAGCCGACTCGCCGAGACTTCGCAGCGCTTCGACAACCACTACGTCGACAGCCCGGTGTGGAGCGCGACCCTGGAGGCGTCGGCGTGA
- a CDS encoding ricin-type beta-trefoil lectin domain protein — MSRSITALAALAAAGLIALAGPAAAVAAPRAATNTMCLDVGGSRNNGDGVKIWQCQGPGFGNQDFVIDSGQIKVKDTIGTGQEMCLDVGGSRNNGDRVKIWQCQGPGFGNQDFVIDRGQIKVKDTIGTGQEMCLDVGGSRNNGDRVKIWQCQGPGFGNQDFVIDSGQIKVKDTI; from the coding sequence ATGTCCCGTTCCATCACCGCGCTCGCTGCCCTGGCCGCCGCCGGCCTGATCGCCTTGGCGGGGCCCGCTGCTGCTGTTGCCGCGCCCCGCGCGGCCACCAACACCATGTGTCTGGACGTGGGTGGTTCCCGCAACAACGGCGACGGGGTCAAGATCTGGCAGTGCCAGGGCCCTGGCTTCGGCAATCAGGACTTCGTCATCGACAGCGGTCAGATCAAGGTGAAGGACACCATCGGAACCGGCCAGGAGATGTGTCTGGACGTGGGTGGTTCCCGCAACAACGGGGACCGGGTCAAGATCTGGCAGTGCCAGGGTCCCGGCTTCGGCAATCAGGACTTCGTCATCGACAGGGGCCAGATCAAGGTGAAGGACACCATCGGAACCGGCCAGGAGATGTGTCTGGACGTGGGTGGTTCCCGCAACAACGGGGACCGGGTCAAGATCTGGCAGTGCCAGGGCCCTGGCTTCGGCAATCAGGACTTCGTCATCGACAGCGGTCAGATCAAGGTCAAGGACACCATCTGA
- a CDS encoding Clp protease N-terminal domain-containing protein: MFHGDDPELVRILRRARAAARDLGHPRVGSEHLLLALTLGGDKVAGVLARSGATSTALHEPVRAAAPWGAGAAADRGLMASLGIDLDRILQNSDVTTWDQPVGHAPVLPLGAGNARRRCARVDPPLGVDAQAVYEASLRLALARRERQHRSEHLALALVSLDPGVDWALTVIAVDRRSLMDDLAAAFPPPGRNPLLRVERRLGHRLRHRHLVQRYQHLTGRTAVEGVTAARLIAG, translated from the coding sequence GTGTTCCATGGTGATGATCCAGAGCTCGTCCGTATCCTGCGGCGGGCACGTGCAGCAGCTCGCGATCTCGGCCACCCCAGAGTCGGCAGCGAGCACCTCCTACTGGCGCTCACGCTGGGCGGCGACAAGGTGGCCGGGGTCTTGGCCCGCTCGGGCGCGACCTCCACCGCGCTGCACGAGCCAGTGCGTGCTGCCGCACCATGGGGAGCAGGCGCGGCGGCCGACCGCGGGCTCATGGCGTCGCTCGGTATCGACCTGGACCGCATACTCCAGAACTCCGACGTGACGACATGGGATCAACCTGTCGGCCATGCACCCGTCCTCCCCCTCGGTGCCGGCAACGCCCGCCGACGTTGCGCCCGAGTGGATCCACCGCTCGGAGTCGATGCGCAGGCGGTCTACGAAGCCTCCCTCCGGCTGGCCCTCGCGCGCCGCGAGCGGCAACACCGCTCTGAGCACCTCGCGCTGGCCCTCGTATCGCTCGATCCTGGCGTGGACTGGGCGCTGACCGTCATCGCCGTGGACCGCCGGTCGCTCATGGACGACCTCGCCGCCGCCTTCCCTCCACCGGGACGCAATCCGCTGCTTCGAGTCGAACGACGGCTGGGTCATCGACTTCGCCATCGTCACCTCGTACAGCGATACCAGCACCTGACCGGGCGCACGGCGGTCGAGGGCGTGACGGCCGCCCGGCTCATCGCAGGCTGA
- a CDS encoding IS630 family transposase, giving the protein MAEPVKVRRLTDQEGQQLQRIVRRGSASSVRYRRAMMLLASAGGNRVPVIAQLVAADEDTVRDVIHRFNEIGLACLDPRWAGGRPRQLSPDDEDFVVQMATARPATLGQPFTRWSIRKLLAYLRRVHGRVIRIGREALRCLLARRGVTFQRTKTWKESTDPEYDAKLHRIEHVLERFPDRTFAFDEFGPLGIRPTAGSCWAEQSRPDRLPATYKRTHGVTYFHGCYSIGDDTLWGVNHRRKGAANSLAALRSIRAARPDGAPIYVIVDNLSAHKGWKIRQWARRNNVELCFTPTNASWANPIEAHFGPLRQFTLANSHHPNHTVQTRALHRYLRWRNANARHPDVLAAKRRERARIRSEKGVRWGGRPLLTA; this is encoded by the coding sequence GTGGCAGAGCCGGTCAAGGTCCGCAGGCTGACCGATCAGGAGGGTCAGCAGTTACAGCGGATCGTTCGGCGGGGCAGTGCCAGTTCGGTGCGCTACCGGCGGGCGATGATGCTGCTGGCCTCGGCCGGCGGCAACCGGGTGCCGGTGATCGCCCAGTTGGTCGCGGCCGACGAGGACACCGTGCGGGACGTGATCCACCGGTTCAACGAGATCGGTCTGGCCTGCCTGGACCCTCGATGGGCGGGAGGCCGTCCCCGCCAACTCAGTCCTGACGACGAGGACTTCGTCGTCCAGATGGCCACCGCCCGCCCGGCCACGCTCGGCCAGCCCTTCACCCGCTGGTCGATCCGCAAACTGCTCGCCTACCTGCGGCGCGTGCACGGCCGGGTGATCCGCATCGGCCGCGAGGCCCTGCGCTGCCTGCTCGCCCGACGCGGCGTTACCTTCCAACGCACCAAGACGTGGAAGGAGTCCACCGACCCCGAGTACGACGCCAAGCTCCACCGGATCGAGCACGTCCTGGAACGCTTCCCGGACCGGACGTTCGCGTTCGACGAGTTCGGACCGCTCGGGATCCGTCCCACCGCCGGATCCTGCTGGGCCGAACAGAGCCGGCCCGACCGACTGCCGGCCACCTACAAGCGCACCCACGGGGTCACCTACTTCCACGGCTGCTACTCGATCGGCGACGACACCCTCTGGGGTGTCAACCACCGCCGCAAGGGCGCCGCGAACAGCCTGGCCGCGCTCCGCTCGATCCGCGCCGCCCGTCCCGACGGCGCCCCGATCTACGTGATCGTGGACAACCTCTCGGCCCACAAGGGCTGGAAGATCCGCCAGTGGGCCCGGCGGAACAACGTCGAACTCTGCTTCACGCCGACCAACGCGTCCTGGGCCAACCCGATCGAGGCCCACTTCGGGCCGCTGCGGCAGTTCACCCTCGCCAACTCCCACCACCCCAACCACACCGTCCAGACCCGGGCGCTTCACCGCTACCTGCGCTGGCGCAACGCCAACGCCCGCCACCCCGACGTCCTGGCCGCCAAACGACGAGAACGCGCCCGCATCCGCAGCGAAAAGGGCGTCCGCTGGGGCGGACGCCCACTTCTCACCGCTTGA
- a CDS encoding helix-turn-helix domain-containing protein, translated as MFVIAELEQAVRSSDPDTGLRAVARLRRLTEQLEAEQVAAARRAGWSWQEIAACLGVSKQTVHRKHHHA; from the coding sequence ATGTTCGTCATCGCCGAGCTTGAACAGGCTGTCCGAAGCTCCGACCCCGATACCGGGCTGCGCGCCGTCGCTCGCCTGCGCCGACTGACTGAACAACTCGAGGCTGAACAAGTCGCCGCAGCGCGCAGGGCGGGCTGGTCATGGCAGGAGATCGCCGCGTGTCTCGGGGTGAGCAAACAGACCGTCCACCGGAAGCACCACCACGCCTAG
- a CDS encoding RNA-guided endonuclease TnpB family protein — MHLRYSFRLYPTVGQRRALARTFGCARVVFNDGLAARKAAYRVDRSWIALGVLAKAVITDAKRTAERAWLASVSVDALQSSLRDLDAAYRGFFDAVSGKRRGGGRVGLPVFKSRKDNRQSIRFSRNGFRIRGNGKLNLAKIGDVRVKWSRKLPADPSSVTIILDPAGRYHASFVVDVEPDVLPELDAEVGIDLGLTTYAVLSDGTVVDNPRFLRKAEKKLKAAQRELSRKAKGSKNRAKARVKVARAHARVADTRKDWLHKQTTRIVRENQAIYLEDLNVRGLGRGRLAKSVHDAAWSTFRRMLEEKAARYGRHVGIVHRAFPSSQLCSACGHRDGPKPLAVRAWTCDACAVPHDRDLNAARNILAAGRADRLNAPGGPVRPGVAIPRQARPVERGTHRNATGTGRKPQADGAAGIPAP, encoded by the coding sequence GTGCATCTTCGGTATTCGTTTCGCCTGTATCCGACGGTGGGTCAGCGTCGGGCGCTGGCTCGTACGTTCGGTTGTGCTCGGGTGGTGTTCAACGATGGGCTGGCCGCTCGGAAGGCGGCCTATCGGGTGGATCGGTCGTGGATCGCGTTGGGCGTGCTGGCGAAGGCGGTGATCACGGATGCGAAGCGGACCGCTGAGCGGGCGTGGCTGGCGTCGGTGTCGGTGGATGCGTTGCAGTCCTCGCTTCGTGATCTGGATGCCGCGTACCGCGGCTTCTTCGACGCGGTGTCGGGAAAGCGGCGCGGTGGTGGCCGGGTGGGTCTGCCGGTGTTCAAATCGCGCAAGGACAACCGGCAGTCGATCCGGTTCAGTCGCAACGGGTTCCGGATCCGGGGCAACGGGAAGCTGAACCTGGCGAAGATCGGTGACGTACGGGTGAAGTGGTCCCGCAAGCTGCCCGCCGACCCCTCGTCGGTGACGATCATCCTTGATCCGGCAGGGCGCTACCACGCGTCGTTCGTCGTCGACGTGGAACCGGACGTGCTGCCCGAACTCGATGCCGAGGTGGGCATCGACCTGGGCCTGACTACCTACGCGGTCCTGTCGGACGGGACGGTGGTCGACAACCCCCGTTTCCTGCGCAAGGCCGAGAAGAAGCTCAAAGCCGCCCAGCGGGAGTTGTCCCGCAAGGCCAAGGGGTCGAAGAACCGGGCCAAGGCCCGCGTCAAGGTCGCCAGGGCGCATGCCAGGGTGGCCGACACCCGCAAGGACTGGCTGCACAAGCAGACGACCAGGATCGTTCGCGAAAATCAAGCGATCTACCTGGAAGACCTGAACGTGCGCGGCCTGGGCCGTGGTCGGCTGGCCAAGTCCGTGCACGACGCCGCATGGTCCACCTTCCGCCGCATGCTGGAGGAGAAGGCCGCCCGCTACGGGCGCCATGTCGGGATCGTGCACCGTGCGTTCCCCTCCTCCCAGCTCTGCTCCGCGTGCGGGCACCGCGACGGACCCAAGCCACTCGCGGTCCGCGCCTGGACCTGTGATGCGTGCGCTGTGCCGCATGACCGTGACCTCAACGCTGCTCGAAACATCCTGGCCGCCGGGCGGGCGGACAGGCTAAACGCCCCCGGAGGGCCGGTGAGACCAGGCGTGGCAATCCCACGCCAGGCACGGCCCGTTGAACGGGGAACCCACCGGAACGCCACCGGCACAGGGCGCAAGCCCCAGGCCGACGGCGCGGCCGGAATCCCCGCGCCGTAG